A window of the Peromyscus leucopus breed LL Stock chromosome 22, UCI_PerLeu_2.1, whole genome shotgun sequence genome harbors these coding sequences:
- the LOC114680843 gene encoding zinc finger protein 14-like — MGDPWMHQKQEMEPVTFEDVAVNFTLGEWTMLDSSQKKLYRDVMKETFMNLISIGKTEEEDIEEYQKPKGDLRTLMVERLCKYDRGNQNRETHQQSPEHIVNEKVPPAITECERDIIAHFPSDTHFKGKTGEKPYQYQEHMEKTLKYKKCWKDFSYSELLQIHKSPPMRQIPYENKQSNEACRSFTSDHDYEGTYTEEKSYVCKQCGKAWSDSCSLLWHEKSHVQEKRHTCKQCGKAFSRPSQLHKHERIHTGEKPYVCTHCGKAFIDRRTCCNHERTHTGVKPYVCKQCGKAFLRSCQLLIHERIHTGERPFVCKHCGKAFTYSSACYYHERIHTGEKPCVCKQCGKAFKCSAYLHIHERSHSGEKPYVCKHCGKAFAYATGCHKHERIHTGEKPYMCVQCGKVFSFPRSLHIHERSHSGEKPYVCKQCGKSFSQGTSLRRHERIHTGEKPYVCKQCGKAFIQRDDCYSHERTHTGEKPYMCAQCGETFTFSKSLQIHEKNHTGEKPYICKQCGKAFTCSTYLLRHERTHNEKKL, encoded by the exons ATGGGGGACCCCTGGATGCATCAGAAGCAGGAAATG GAGCCAGTGACCTTTGAGGATGTGGCTGTGAACTTCACCCTAGGAGAGTGGACTATGTTGGATTCCAGTCAAAAGAAGCTCTACAGAGATGTGATGAAGGAAACCTTTATGAACCTGATTTCCATAG ggaaaacagaagaagaagatatTGAAGAGTACCAGAAGCCTAAGGGAGACCTGAG aACTCTGATGGTTGAGAGACTCTGTAAATATGATCGTGGTAATCAGAATAGAGAAACCCACCAACAGAGTCCAGAGCATATTGTGAATGAAAAAGTGCCTCCTGCAATAACCGAGTGTGAAAGAGACATCATTGCTCATTTCCCCTCAGACACACACTTCAAAGGCaaaactggagagaaaccataccaGTATCAGGAACATATGGAGAAgactttaaaatataagaaatgttGGAAGGATTTCAGTTATTCTGAGTTGCTTCAGATACATAAAAGCCCTCCTATGAGACAGATACCCTATGAAAACAAACAATCTAACGAAGCCTGTAGGAGTTTCACTTCTGATCATGATTATGAGGGAACTTACACTGAAGAGAAATCTTATGTTTGTAAACAATGTGGGAAAGCATGGAGTGATTCCTGTAGCCTTCTCTGGCATGAAAAAAGTCACGTTCAAGAGAAACGGCACACATGTAAGCAATGTGGAAAAGCATTTAGTCGTCCCTCACAGCTTCACAAACATGAAAGAATCCACACTGGTGAGAAACCTTATGTATGTACACATTGTGGAAAAGCATTCATTGATCGCAGAACGTGTTGCAATCATGAAAGAACTCACACTGGAGTGAAACCCTATGTTTGTAAACAATGTGGGAAAGCATTTCTTCGTTCCTGCCAACTTCTCAtccatgaaagaattcatactggggaGAGACCTTTTGTATGTAAACATTGTGGAAAAGCTTTTACCTACTCCAGTGCTTGTTATTatcatgaaagaattcacactggagagaaaccctgtgtttgtAAGCAATGTGGGAAAGCATTTAAATGTTCTGCATACCTTCACATACATGAAAGATCTCACagtggagaaaaaccctatgtaTGTAAGCACTGTGGAAAAGCCTTTGCTTATGCTACTGGATGTCACAAGCATGAAagaatccacactggagagaaaccatatatgtgtgtgcagtgtgggaAAGTATTCAGTTTCCCTAGATCCCTTCACATACATGAAAGATCTCACagtggagaaaaaccctatgtaTGTAAGCAGTGTGGGAAGTCTTTCAGTCAGGGAACTTCTTTGAGAAGACATGAacgaattcatactggagaaaaaccttatGTATGTAAGCAATGTGGGAAGGCCTTCATCCAACGTGATGATTGTTATAGTCATGAACgaactcacactggagagaaaccatacatGTGTGCTCAATGTGGGGAAACGTTCACTTTTTCCAAATCccttcaaatacatgaaaaaaatcacactggagaaaaaccctatatATGTAAGCAGTGTGGAAAAGCATTCACCTGCTCCACATACCTTCTTAGACATGAAAGAACTCACAATGAAAAGAAACTCTGA